One Euphorbia lathyris chromosome 1, ddEupLath1.1, whole genome shotgun sequence DNA segment encodes these proteins:
- the LOC136215797 gene encoding subtilisin-like protease SBT2.5, with protein MGSTTTTTSEQYFVFMNYDPQYETLRADRTKKGAYELDLYLSRKHDELLANTFEHGTYTKTLSLVIVDGFAVQITEDQANVLRSANGVRLVEKNQEVA; from the exons ATGGGaagtacaacaacaacaacaagtgAGCAATACTTTGTATTCATGAACTATGATCCTCAATATGAAACTCTTCGAGCTGATCG aaCAAAGAAAGGAGCATATGAACTAGATTTATACTTAAGTAGGAAGCATGATGAGTTATTAGCAAACACATTTGAGCATGGAACCTACACCAAGACACTATCTTTAGTCATTGTTGATGGCTTTGCTGTTCAGATCACTGAAGACCAG GCCAATGTGCTTAGATCTGCCAATGGAGTGAGACTTGTGGAGAAGAATCAAGAAGTTGCATAA